Proteins found in one Orcinus orca chromosome 11, mOrcOrc1.1, whole genome shotgun sequence genomic segment:
- the RERGL gene encoding ras-related and estrogen-regulated growth inhibitor-like protein, whose translation MNDVKLAVLGGEGTGKSALTVRFLTKRFIGEYASNFESIYKKRLYLEGKQLNLEIYDSCSQPQKAKFFLTSELHWADGFIIVYDISDRSSFAFAKALIYRIREPQTSHCKRAVESAVLLVGNKQDLCHVREVGWEEGQKLALDNRCQFCELSAAEQSLEVEMMFIRIIKGILTNFKLKEKRRPSGSKSMAKLINNVFGKRRKSV comes from the exons ATGAATGATGTGAAACTTGCTGTCTTGGGTGGTGAAGGAACGGGCAAATCTG ccCTTACAGTAAGGTTTCTTACCAAGCGATTTATTGGAGAATATGCTTCTAATTTTG AATCTATCTATAAAAAGCGTTTGTATTTGGAAGGGAAGCAATTGAATCTAGAAATATACGACTCTTGTTCTCAg CCACAGAAAGCAAAATTTTTCCTCACAAGTGAGCTGCATTGGGCAGAtgggtttattattgtgtatgacATCAGTGACAGGTCTTCGTTTGCTTTTGCAAAAGCACTAATCTACAGAATTCGGGAGCCACAGACTAGTCATTGTAAAAG AGCTGTGGAATCAGCTGTGCTTTTGGTCGGTAACAAGCAAGATCTCTGTCATGTGCGAGAGGTTGGCTGGGAAGAAGGGCAAAAACTGGCATTGGATAACCGGTGCCAATTCTGTGAACTGTCTGCAGCAGAGCAATCTCTGGAGGTGGAAATGATGTTTATCAGAATTATCAAGGGCATCCTGACAAACTTCAAactcaaagaaaagagaagacccAGTGGATCTAAATCCATGGCCAAACTGATCAATAATGTAtttggaaagagaaggaaatctgtTTAA